The Drosophila nasuta strain 15112-1781.00 chromosome 2R, ASM2355853v1, whole genome shotgun sequence genome segment AACCtaaataattgcatattaaACTTGTGAACTCGAAAGTGTTTTAATGGGCAATGCTTTAACGCACGCACTGTTGCTTACGGCTATAAATAAGAGGGAGAGCAAGTGGTCTCTATATAGAATGCTTTATGTATACAGTAGATGAAAAGTGTACATACCATATGCTGGTCAGTTGTGCCGTGAATCTCTTGCCAGATGCCCAACGCGCGCATCGAACACATCTCCTCTGAGCCGCACGAGGGAGACGCCACTTGTGTGGCATACTTTGGCAATCAGCTGTTCTCTGGCGGAGCCGATGGCAAAATACGCGTACGTCTGCCGCTGCTGCGAATGCAAGCAGTGTTGTCAGCAATTAGCTTTCATTCTTAAAATGGCTAAAAATAGCTAATTGAGACTGCTAAATGGACACAAAATATAATGTCAATAATTGCACATTCAAGATAATAGTCTAAAATTGTAGAGCAAACGATCATTATTTTgtgattaaaaaataatgatcATTTGCtctacatttttgtttatctgAAAGATAATACTATCATAATTCgaattgtttttgtatctgataaaaataattttttaggCAATAGAATGTGTTGCTAAAGTGTTCTGTTAATAGGATGATTAAAAAGGTATATACGAAAACTTTTAGAAAAACTCAAAGCAACTGATAATTTAGTGtacatttgtttatatatgtacatacaaaataattaattccACTATTTATCTTCctattaaaaatatagcttaaaataaataaaacatcatattaattgaaaataggtaaacaaaaaaaaatgtgcagtTAAGGAcattaatacattttcattttgcatgaAAATAGCTAAATTGCCAACACGTTCAGATAGTGCACATTGAGTTCATTCAGTGATTAATCCGCTTTGCAGATTTGGTCGGCTTCCTTACAGCTGCTATCCACTGTGAATGCCCACGATGCGTATATCTATTGCATGGCCGTCAATGAGCTGGGCAAGCTTTACTCAAGCAGCTGTGATGGGCAGGTAAAGTACATGCTGCCGCCGTATGAGGACGCCAGTGTGCAGGAACTCTTTCGTTGCGATGATGCTATTCAAGCGATGTATTGCGATGGCGCTGTGCTTTATACAGGCGATGACAAGGGCGTGGTGACCACTTGGAGCAACGATCGCATGCTCTTCAAATACAATCTGGTGGAAGAAGTGAAATCGCTGGCCGGCGAAAAGCAGTTGATATACACAGTGCGTGATCTTGATGTGGTCATATCACTGATTGTCGAAGGGAAATCGGGCAAGTACAGCAATAAAGCCGTGTTGCCAGGCAAATCACCTCTAACGCTGCTCGGACCACTAGTGGATGGCAAGCGTAGTTATTTAGCATTTCCCGATCGCTCGGGAATGGGACTTCAGCTAGTGCACAACTTGCCACAGCATAAGTTTGCACACATCTGGCAAATGCCGGTAcgtttgtttacaatttatgtAGATTACTTTTTGAATGTATTGTATTCGACAGCAATGTCATGATTGGATCATGAACAGCATTTGCGGCGATGAGGAGCATCTTTACTCGGGTGGCTACGATAATTTGGTCAAAGGATGGACTGATTTAACGGCGCCACAACCTCGTAGTCTCGGCGAAGTTGAAATTGGGAGCTGCGTCAATTATATTTGCTGTGGTGCCAACAACACTGTGTATATTGCAAGCAGCGATGGTTTCATACGCTGCGCCAAGTTTGTATAgtttaagaaacaaaaaatataaaaaaaaattcgttCTCAATTTATCTGTTACAAATATTGCACGCACTTTACACTTAAAATTTAACGCGACAGACTGACTATAACGCTTACCAACACTGCTAGCAGAACTTGCTGTGCTACCAGATTGTCTCAAAAAGGTAagcgcaaaataaatatgcaatgcTTTCAACTAGCTGGCAACTCTACATTTATGTAGATGTCTTTTTGTTGTGGAGTTCAGTTTATACGATTATTTTTGaaacaaaacagcagccaTGGCGCATCCAGTGCAGACCAAGGCACAACCTCGCAAATATCCATTCATCAACATGCGCATAGCGGATCACACAGTGCTGGACACCATCGAGGGACGTCACATTTGCAGTGACTGCAATCGCTCCAGGAAATTCTTCTGCTACAGTTGCCACAAACCCGTCGGCGAACTGGACAAGATGCTGCCCCCACGTCGAGCTACCGCTCTACATTGACATCATTAAGCACAAGAAGGAGATCGACGGCAAAAGCACAGCGGTGCATGCTGCTGTGTTGGCTCCCGATAAGGTGCGCATTTTTACATTTCCCGATATACCGGATTATGGAGAAGAGGATGGTGTGGTTCTTATTTTCCCAAGTGCCACAAGTTTGACAGTGCCGCAACTCTTCGAGCGCAATGTGCACCTAAAAATTGATGACAATTACGGCCTACCCAAGGGTCACCACATGGGCACAATGCTGCGCCGTCGCATGGacgaaattgttgttgatgatgacaGCAGCTCCTCCGCCTCTTTCAAATGTTATACCTATGACAACTTGCCTATACGCCGTGCGGTCTTCATAGACAGCACCTGGAACCAAAGCCGTAGCATCTATGCCGATGCCCGGTTGCGACGTTTACGCACCGTGGTGCTCCAAAATCGTTTGTCACAGTTCTGGCGTCATCAGCGCGGTAGTCCACGTTGGTATCTGGCCACAATAGAGGCCATACATCAGTTCTTACTCGAGGTGCATGTTAATGCTTGGGGACTTAATGGCGCATATCGTGGTCTTCAACAACTAGAGATTACCGAGGGATTTCATCAGCTGGCGTCGCCACTCACAACTTTAGAAGTTGATGAGAAGTGTGTGGAGCGGGAATCGCCCTACAATGGACACTATgacaatttgttgttcttttttgccAATATGTATGATCTCATACATAAGTACTATGATCACAATGATCTGATATCATATCGTCGTCCGATTTAAGaatgttttgttaatttatttaaagactTTAATAAACTGATTAGCTAAACTACTGcctatttctttttcttggtCTTGCCCTCATCACCGGATTCGGCGGCTGTTTGTGGTTTCTGCTCAACATTCACGGGCTTCTGCCATTTCAGTGGATTGTTGCGATAAAAAGGCCACGGGGGAATGGTAAtctaagcaaataaaatagtgTTAGACATTCATCTAGTGCTCAAAGATGGCTTCATACCAGTGAGGAGAGCAGGAATCCCACGCCCAGTACGTAAACAGTTTGCGAGAACTGCTGTACAATGGCTCCGTAGATAAGACCAACAACTCCAAAGAATGTGATGATGAGACGTGACCAGCGCTCTGCCTTAGCCTGGCCCACAAAATCCTATGGTAAACATTGTGTACGTTATATTTCTTATTCCTGCGAAATATTCAAATCGCTGTCCTTACCATATGCGTCTGTATATCGAACATTTTGAGATTGCCGACAAATTTGTAGTTTTTCAAGCCGTAAACAAATTGATTGCGGTTGCGGCACGTCAGCAATAAAGTGGTGGTTCAATAGCAATATAAATG includes the following:
- the LOC132784524 gene encoding uncharacterized protein LOC132784524, which produces MPNARIEHISSEPHEGDATCVAYFGNQLFSGGADGKIRIWSASLQLLSTVNAHDAYIYCMAVNELGKLYSSSCDGQVKYMLPPYEDASVQELFRCDDAIQAMYCDGAVLYTGDDKGVVTTWSNDRMLFKYNLVEEVKSLAGEKQLIYTVRDLDVVISLIVEGKSGKYSNKAVLPGKSPLTLLGPLVDGKRSYLAFPDRSGMGLQLVHNLPQHKFAHIWQMPQCHDWIMNSICGDEEHLYSGGYDNLVKGWTDLTAPQPRSLGEVEIGSCVNYICCGANNTVYIASSDGFIRCAKFV
- the LOC132784523 gene encoding LOW QUALITY PROTEIN: tRNA-uridine aminocarboxypropyltransferase 1 (The sequence of the model RefSeq protein was modified relative to this genomic sequence to represent the inferred CDS: deleted 1 base in 1 codon) → MAHPVQTKAQPRKYPFINMRIADHTVLDTIEGRHICSDCNRSRKFFCYSCHKPVGELDKMLPHVELPLYIDIIKHKKEIDGKSTAVHAAVLAPDKVRIFTFPDIPDYGEEDGVVLIFPSATSLTVPQLFERNVHLKIDDNYGLPKGHHMGTMLRRRMDEIVVDDDSSSSASFKCYTYDNLPIRRAVFIDSTWNQSRSIYADARLRRLRTVVLQNRLSQFWRHQRGSPRWYLATIEAIHQFLLEVHVNAWGLNGAYRGLQQLEITEGFHQLASPLTTLEVDEKCVERESPYNGHYDNLLFFFANMYDLIHKYYDHNDLISYRRPI
- the LOC132784525 gene encoding signal peptidase complex subunit 1 encodes the protein MFDIQTHMDFVGQAKAERWSRLIITFFGVVGLIYGAIVQQFSQTVYVLGVGFLLSSLITIPPWPFYRNNPLKWQKPVNVEQKPQTAAESGDEGKTKKKK